Proteins from one Salmo salar chromosome ssa07, Ssal_v3.1, whole genome shotgun sequence genomic window:
- the gpr185b gene encoding G-protein coupled receptor 12, translating into MILSLAAAMSSGGLPQNTTSSATFNPSSLDPWLDPYPDLPGVNSSSAVPVRTSTSDLDLRPLTSPQDVSPWDVALCVTGTLISCENALVIAVLFYTPTLRAPMFILIGSLAFADLLAGLGLILNFVFIYLVKGEVVTLISTGILIVAFSASILNILAITVDRYLSLYNALTYHTERTVLFTYLVIGLIWLVGLILGVLPALGWNCLDDETTCSVCRPVTKSNAVALAIFFLLVFAVMMQLYLQICRIAFRHAQQIAVQHQFIAISTTKGVQTLSVILCAFAMCWLPFAMYSIVADSSYPIIYTYATVLPAACNSVLNPIIYAFRNPDIQKGLWLACCGCVPSNLSLRPRARTSSDV; encoded by the exons ATGATCCTCTCCCTAGCTGCAGCCATGAGCAGTGGTGGCCTTCCCCAGAACACTACTTCCTCTGCAACCTTTAACCCCTCATCCCTGGACCCCTGGCTTGACCCTTACCCTGACCTCCCTGGGGTCAACTCCTCCTCCGCAGTCCCCGTCCGCACCTCCACATCTGACCTTGACCTACGACCTCTGACCTCACCCCAG GATGTCAGCCCATGGGACGTGGCATTATGTGTCACAGGAACCCTCATCTCCTGTGAGAATGCTCTGGTCATTGCTGTCTTGTTCTACACGCCGACCCTTCGAGCTCCTATGTTCATTCTGATTGGTTCGCTGGCGTTCGCCGACCTCCTGGCGGGTCTCGGACTCATCCTAAACTTTGTCTTCATCTATCTGGTCAAGGGAGAGGTCGTGACCTTGATTTCCACGGGGATACTTATTGTGGCGTTCTCTGCGTCCATTTTGAATATCCTGGCGATCACTGTGGACAG GTACCTGTCGCTGTACAACGCGTTGACCTATCACACCGAACGGACTGTCCTCTTCACGTACCTGGTAATAGGGCTCATCTGGTTGGTCGGTCTGATCCTTGGAGTCCTCCCTGCCCTCGGCTGGAACTGTCTAGACGACGAAACGACTTGTAGCGTCTGCCGACCAGTCACAAAATCCAACGCTGTTGCACTCGCCATCTTCTTCCTATTGGTCTTCGCAGTCATGATGCAACTCTACCTACAGATCTGTAGGATTGCATTCCGACATGCTCAGCAAATTGCAGTCCAACATCAATTCATCGCTATTTCCACGACCAAAGGAGTCCAGACACTCTCTGTGATTCTCTGCGCTTTCGCTATGTGTTGGTTGCCGTTCGCAATGTATTCTATAGTGGCGGACTCGAGTTATCCTATAATATATACATACGCCACTGTGCTGCCGGCGGCGTGTAATTCAGTTCTAAATCCAATTATATACGCTTTCAGGAACCCGGATATACAGAAGGGGTTGTGGTTGGCGTGCTGTGGGTGTGTCCCGTCAAATTTGAGTCTCAGACCGAGGGCGAGGACCTCCAGTGATGTATAG